The window GGTGGAAGACCCTCGGCGACGACACTCTACCTGTATGTGCCATGATCAGTCTCCTCAGTCATTACAAGCTTTACATTTTGTTTTGCCACTGTTCTTGTCTCATCTTTCGTGAACAAGGACTAATTGATGAATCGGCATGTGTGGCAGGGCATCCTTGGGCTGCTCAAGCATATTGCTTCCGCCTCAGAGAAGGCTGTGAACTCCCTTTTTGACCTTGGTGTCTGCGATTTGCTCAAGCAGATGATTACTTACTACAGTCGCTCGCACAGTGGCAGCGATAAGGTACTATACTTGTCCTTGTTGTATTTCCTGGGAGATTTTGTTGCCATGCAAATCCATATCATTGACACTATTGATTTCCAAACATTAGTTGGAGATGCTTGTGGAGTTCATCTACCAGCTTATGCGGCCTCTTGGAACATCTGGGCAGGAGAATGCCACCACAGAGCAAAATGCACACGTTGACCAGCTTGCTAGCATTGTGACCCTTATAACACAGGTACCAGTCCCTTGACAATTTGACATAAATTTCAGTATCCTAAGGAAAGGAACTGGCACTAGAACTGTCCATTTACACACATATTTCTGCACTCCAACATATAGGTTGCAAAATGTGGTGCGCTATCATCGGTTTGCTACAGGTGCATTGTTGTCATCGGCAACATTGTTGAATTAAGCACGCCTACTTTCCTGGTGGAGTTACAGAAGACTGCAAATCTCTCGAGGTAAAATTTTGCCACAATTGTTGTCTTTAAAAAGATTTTGGATAAGCCGAAACATAACATTTATTGTATTTCATCTCGCATGTTGGTCATGCTTTTTTTTGTTCCTGTATCAGCTTCCTTACATGTCTGTTGGCCCGTAAGAACCGCCATATCGTGTTCCAAACGCTCGAAGTTTCAAAGACCCTCCTGAAAAAGCACCATCAGTTTTTTTTCGAGAGCTTTACCAAGGAGGGTGTAAAGCATGTAATTGAGACCATACAAGCacaagaaaaaaatagaaactccAGTCAGAAGTTGAAAAGGAATAACAATACGCAAGAATGGTGTTTGTGCTTTGAATTGGACTTGGATTCTTCCTCGACAGACGGGTGCAAGATTGAGAACAATGCTATCTTGAACCTAGCAGAAGAGATAAAGAAAAGCTTTGTTGTGGTCAAAGAAAATAACAAGTCTCCACATAGGTTTGGATGTGTTCTTAAATTTGTCAAAGATTTTTTTGTTAGGCTGAATCGTCATGCCTTGACAGTCCCCACCCAGGATCTGGATCTCTGCAAAGAGTTGTCTGATATTTCAAGGAAATTTTTATCAGATGAACTTCCAAGTACCTCTACTTTTACGTTTGCAAAGAGCGGATCAGCCAAGTATTTAGTAGATTATCTCTCCAACGGGGCATATTTGAAGTCAAACCTCAATAATTGCCAGGACTTGGCACAGCAGCTTAAGGAAGTGCAACATCGATTGCAGAAGTTCACCCATTTAGCTCTTAAAGTGTCCAATGGAAGCTCCGTGAAGCCCCTTGAGATTTTGGTGGATAAGCTGCTAGACGCTCTGCACATGTCTTATGACAGTTTTCCTGTAATACTATCTGATCATGGACAGCGTACCCGTGAGAGCACGATGATTCCTCTGAGGcattcaagaacccaggaatcaGAATTACTGGATATAAAATTTGTAAAGGCGCGCAGGGAGAAAGAGTTGCGCAGTTATGGTGGTGTTCTCCCGGTTAGTCTTTCTTCAAAGCCAGGTGAAATTGAAGCAGTCCTCTGGCCTGAGGTTTCCAAAGGGAACGCGCAGGGATCCTCAAGATTGATGTTCTCTTACAAAGGCACAAAACTCCAGCCATCTACAACAATTTTTGAGTCACTTGTGCGTTTAATGAATGCAGGACAATCTGATATTATGATTGACTCGTCTTTTTGGGATGAAGAGTACAGAATATCATATAACAGAAACAAAAGCGAGAACATCTCTTCTTCGAGTTCCTGTAATACTCAGTTATTCGCCATGCAGGAAAAACATGAACAGTCGTTGGTAAAGGACCCATTTTTCTGTACTCTATTCCTTGGGAAGCTTCCTGGTGATGTGGATGAATCTGATCCATCCTACAACTTGTTATTAACGCTGAAAGTTCTTGAAGGGCTTAATCATTTTTCATATCAGCTGTCAATGGATCAGCAGGTATGCAAATTTGCTGAAGGCCACCTCCGGAGTTTGGATGACCTTGAGGTGACAATCTCTCCGATTCCACAGCATCAGTTCATGAGTAGCCTTCTGACGAATAAGCTGGAGATGCAAATGCAAGAGGGCTTGTTTGAGGATGGGCTGGTACCCTCGTGGTGTGTCTATCTGGTGGAAACTTGCCCCTTCTTATTGTCCTTCAGTGCACGGTGGAAGTACTTTTGCCTGACCGTGCATCGCTCATTCATGGGAGATGAGGCAAGTGCTCCGGATGGTTCAAGTACTCCAGATGAGGCAAGTGCTTCACCAGATGAGGAAGAGGAAAGTGATGCTCCAAGTGAGGCAAGTAAAAAGATGAAGAAGCACAAAGTAACACGAGATAACATACTTGAAAGTGCTGCCTCTATGATGACCAAACATGGGTCAAGCACGAAAACCATTGAGGTGGTATTTGAAGGAGAGGTTGGGACTGGGCGAGGCCCAACCTTTGAATTTTACAGTACTGTTGGTCATGAACTGCAGAAGCTCGGGATTGGGATGTGGAGAGGCGATAATGCTAGAAAAGCAGGAGAAACTGGATTCGTTCGTTCTAGCTTTGGGCTGTTTCCACAGCCATGGTCCTCAGTAGGCACTTCAACACGGGGGATTGAATTGTCTGACGTGGTAAAAAAGTTCAAGCTTCTTGGACATGTTGTAGCCAGAGCCCTTCTCGATGGAAGGATCCTGGACATCCCGCTCTCAAAAGCATTCTACAAGATCATGCTTTGCCAGGTACTTTCATCAGCAATCATCCAGTAACTATTTATCCATTCCCTCTTCTTTGCTCAATTGCATCTCCTATGTTCTTATCATGGATCTTTTTTTTGGTTTTAGGAGCTTGATATCTACGACATTCCATCATTTGATCCCGAGCTGGGCAAAACTGTACTGGAGTTTCAAGCACTAGTTAAAAGGAAGAAGTTCTTGGAGACATCTTCAGAGAAGACACCCAATCCCAACACAGATCTATCATATAAAAATGTGAGACTGGAAGATTTGTGCCTTGACTTTACTCTTCCTGGAAATCCTGAATATGAGCTTGTTCCTGGAGGCTCAGACAAGATCGTGACCCTCGACAATCTGGAGGAGTATGTAAATTTGATAGTTGACGCGACCTTGAAGGGTGGGATTGCGAAACAGGTCGAGGCTTTCAAGTCTGCAGTTAACGAGGTCAGTTTTCTGTTGAATATTCACTAGATCAAATGTATTTCATCTTCTTTTCTGAAGAGGACAAGTACTGACCCGCTTCGACAACTTGCAGGTCTTTGCTCTTCAGACCCTTAGAATGTTCAACGAGGAGGAGATGGAGCGCATACTTTGTGGTGAACAGGATTCCTGGGCTGTAAGCATACTTCCCCATAGCTTCTTGTTTTCATTTCTACAAGGAGTTTCTGCTTAATGGTTCTGACTTTGTATGCATCTTGCAGTCAAGCAAACTTGAGGACCACATCGAATTTGAGCATGGCTATGATGCGAGCAGTCCACCAATAAAAAATGTAAGTAGAACGGAGACACAAGCCTCTCAGATATTTGACTTTTGAACAGCTAATAATAGTGAACCGAAATGCTAATAATCAATAATCCATTGCTGCAGTTCCTGGAGATCTTGCGGGAGTTTGAAAGAGAGGACCAGCGGGCATTCCTCCAATTCACCACTGGAGCTCCTCAGCTCCCACTTGGTGGCCTAGCTTCGCTCGATCCAAAGCTCACCGTCGTGCGAAAGGTTCGCAATTCTGTTTCTCATAAGAAACTATACTCTAATATGGCTAAAGTCTAAGATTCCGATGAAACTGATCTGAACGACATTCATTATGTTCAACAGCAATGTGATGGCAACGTCGACAACGAGTTGCCAAGCGTCAACACTTGCCGGCACTTCATCAAGCTTCCTCCTTACTCCTCGAAGGTACCATGAAAAGAGAGA is drawn from Aegilops tauschii subsp. strangulata cultivar AL8/78 chromosome 1, Aet v6.0, whole genome shotgun sequence and contains these coding sequences:
- the LOC109768712 gene encoding E3 ubiquitin-protein ligase UPL4-like; the encoded protein is MAEILLYVQAALTDDCADAHAAALATLCDTLALTDPDVLLGIVDIRYFAARLPGFLAAAPGAVDQGDLPVFAARAIAEAVDILPQWAPTFAQHGAVEALRDRLLAADNIELAEELFVYYLVVVLLRVLFTHSVWLFCPGRQCLRALDKISEECPDQCLRLGVAAAALHLFDFLSASKQKVALKIVAELVQECDDADVPKAMEAAPALCNLLQSADNTILESALSCLGMLAADAHGKAEHMDRLCESKVIDTAMGLLDKDGWKTLGDDTLPGILGLLKHIASASEKAVNSLFDLGVCDLLKQMITYYSRSHSGSDKLEMLVEFIYQLMRPLGTSGQENATTEQNAHVDQLASIVTLITQVAKCGALSSVCYRCIVVIGNIVELSTPTFLVELQKTANLSSFLTCLLARKNRHIVFQTLEVSKTLLKKHHQFFFESFTKEGVKHVIETIQAQEKNRNSSQKLKRNNNTQEWCLCFELDLDSSSTDGCKIENNAILNLAEEIKKSFVVVKENNKSPHRFGCVLKFVKDFFVRLNRHALTVPTQDLDLCKELSDISRKFLSDELPSTSTFTFAKSGSAKYLVDYLSNGAYLKSNLNNCQDLAQQLKEVQHRLQKFTHLALKVSNGSSVKPLEILVDKLLDALHMSYDSFPVILSDHGQRTRESTMIPLRHSRTQESELLDIKFVKARREKELRSYGGVLPVSLSSKPGEIEAVLWPEVSKGNAQGSSRLMFSYKGTKLQPSTTIFESLVRLMNAGQSDIMIDSSFWDEEYRISYNRNKSENISSSSSCNTQLFAMQEKHEQSLVKDPFFCTLFLGKLPGDVDESDPSYNLLLTLKVLEGLNHFSYQLSMDQQVCKFAEGHLRSLDDLEVTISPIPQHQFMSSLLTNKLEMQMQEGLFEDGLVPSWCVYLVETCPFLLSFSARWKYFCLTVHRSFMGDEASAPDGSSTPDEASASPDEEEESDAPSEASKKMKKHKVTRDNILESAASMMTKHGSSTKTIEVVFEGEVGTGRGPTFEFYSTVGHELQKLGIGMWRGDNARKAGETGFVRSSFGLFPQPWSSVGTSTRGIELSDVVKKFKLLGHVVARALLDGRILDIPLSKAFYKIMLCQELDIYDIPSFDPELGKTVLEFQALVKRKKFLETSSEKTPNPNTDLSYKNVRLEDLCLDFTLPGNPEYELVPGGSDKIVTLDNLEEYVNLIVDATLKGGIAKQVEAFKSAVNEVFALQTLRMFNEEEMERILCGEQDSWASSKLEDHIEFEHGYDASSPPIKNFLEILREFEREDQRAFLQFTTGAPQLPLGGLASLDPKLTVVRKQCDGNVDNELPSVNTCRHFIKLPPYSSKEIMKTKLKYALAEGLGSFHLS